In Pseudoalteromonas tetraodonis, the genomic window TATAGTTTAATTTTCTTGGTTAACTTTAGTGGCATCAATGTCGTTTTAAGTTAACAGAACAAGTGCGGAAATTTAATTACTGCCAACCACACTATGTTTAAATATTGCCTTAGTCGTCTGAGACTTAAGTGAAATTACTTCAGCTTCTGAAAAATTAGGAACGATCTTGCTACTAATCTAATGATTTCTTCCTGAGCACCATACTTTCAACCATTGCGATGAGAACAAAAACAAACCCAGAATCCGATAAAAAATAAGTCGAGTTTTCAATACAGACTGCCACGTATACTTGCACCAATAATATTACAATATCGATCCTGATAGCCGTTGCTCTATTTCTTTTTAACTTAACTAAGATGAAGTAAAGATAACAACATCTAAAAAAAGATATAAACATAAAAAACAAAACTAATATCACTCTTCATCTCCATTGAAACAGAACTACTTGTACTTAAATTTGATTTGCATCATAAACGATCATGGGGACGGTTGCTGTTTGTAATGTCTTGCCGCACTGCATAGAAAGATTAACAAAGATTGTTTAAGTCTATAAAATATCAACACTTTTAATGGGTGTTTTCTATTTTTTGTTTTAAATTGGGTGTCTACATTATTTTTATTGAATAATAAGCTCATGGGCTAAAATCCGAGCGAAGCGAGTCAACCCACGTGTTAGCGTCCCAGCGACCAAATGGAGCCACAACAGCGTTTTGTTAGCTGCTCAGCTGCGTGATATGCAACAGTTCACCCACTGGCCCCCATAAATAAAAGATCTTACCCCAAGCTTCTTGTTGGATTGGGGTAATCTTTGTTTTGTGTTCGGATTTAGAGCATAACTCATATGCTTCGTAGATGTCTGAAACGCAGATTTGCAACATAAAATTTTTGGCAAAATCTTCATTGTAAAAGCGCTGCAAAAAGAAAAGACAATCACCGTTTTCAAAAAGTGTGAGATCGTCGGTTACGTACTCTGATTTAAATCCAATTTCCAAGTAGAAAGACTTTGAAATTTCGAAGTCCTTACTTGGGATAAATGTTTTTATATCTATTACATCCATGATTCTTTCCAAAAGCAGCTAACAATTTTATATTGCGCGACTCGCGTATATCTCTACCAGCGCTGCGCTTATTTTTTCTACTACATATAGTTTTAACAAATTAGCTAACACATTGCTATCATTAAGTTTTATTCTTTTAAGTAGTGCTAATTAGCATACTATACGCGCGTCGCTCATTTTCCTGAGTATGAGTGCACACTAAAGCTTACTCACTCAGCCCATAAAACGTTTTGACAAATCTGCATAAAAACCACAAACTACCTACCAGTAGATTGATTTAGCTAAAGTGATTTTAAAATGCATAAACCTGTGGTTATTATTGGTGGTGGCTTAGCGGGCTTATATGCCGCTTACAACCTAAAAAAGCGAAATATTCCGTTTTTATTATTAGAAGCCAAAGCCAATTTGGGTGGCCGAATTGCCTCTCACTTTTTGGCAACTAACAACATCATTGGCCATGATTTGGGCCCTACCTGGATATTTCCGCACCAGCCTAATATTCAACAGTTAGTTGCTGCTTTAAACATCCCTGTGTTTGAGCAATACACCCAAGGCGATGTGTTGTATCAAGCATCGCATACTGCCCCTGCCCAGCAAATTGCAGGGGCGGGTGAAATGCAGCTATTTAGAATACAAAACGGCATGACCCAGCTTATTAATGCGCTTTATCAGCAGCTTGACCCAAACACCGTTAAATTAGAGCACGCTGTTAGCGAAGTAAAAAAGCTCTCCGATGGCTGGCATATAAGCGCTAATTACCAAGGGAGTACGCAGCACTTTACTTGCGATCAGTTACTGTTTGCGTTACCCCCTAGAATGATCGGCCAGCATTTAACCCCGCATTTATGGGCTGATAATGTTTTAACTCAGCGTTTAACGTCGGTGCCGACGTGGATGGCTGGCCAAGCAAAATTTGTTGCCACCTTTGAGCACGCTTTTTGGCGAGATAAAAACTTATCTGGGCAATGTTTTAGCCGTGTTGGCCCGTTAGTAGAAATACATGATGCGTCAGCAAGTGATCATGCTCACCCTGCTCTATTTGGCTTTATTGGCGTGCCTTACTTACAGCGAAGTCAAGTAACTCGCGAGCAATTAACCCAAGCCTGCCTTGATCAGCTTGGCTATTTTTATGGTGAGCAGGCTTATACTGCCACTGATTGCATTTTAAAAGATTGGGCTGAGGATGAATTTGTGGCCAACAAAGATGACCAACTAGGTGTATCGCAGCATCCTGAATTTAATTTTTCAGGGCTTAGCGAGCAACTCAAACAGTTAAAAGTGCATTTTGTGGGCAGTGAGTTTGCAAAGCAGGAGGCTGGCTATTTAGAGGGGGCTATAAACGCCGTAGATAGCGCCTTAGCTAATTTAATAAATACTTAATAATGTTAAAGGCGTGCTTAGGCACGCCTTTGTAAGGTATTAGTCTTCTGATTTAATGACGGTTTCTTCACCTGTGCCAAGCATAGTGGCTAACCAACGCCCTTCGTCACTGGCTTCTAGCGCTATTTTTACAATCATAGTTAACGGCACCGATAACAACATTCCCACAGAGCCTAATAGCCAACCCCAAAATATTAACGATAAAAATACCACTAACGTAGAGAGCCCTAACCCTTTACCCATGTATTTAGGCTCTACAATATTACCCATTACGGTATTTATAGTTAAATAACCCGCACCAACGAGGCCTGCCACTAAAGGACCTTGAGTAATAAGCGCCAGTAACAGTGCTGGAACAGCCGCTATGATTGAACCAATGTTAGGAATGTAATTAAGCATAAATGCCAGTACGCCCCAAAGTACAAAGTAATCAACATCGAGTATCCATAAGTAAAAACCAGCAATTACACCGGTGGCTAAACTTACTAGGGTTTTAATAGCCAAATAAGAGTTGATAGAGTCTAAAAAGCGGTCAATTTGCTTAATTTTACTATCGGGGTCGTCTAGTGCTAAATGTATTTTTTTACCAAGTATGGGCCCTTCAAACAGCATAAAAACAACCGTTAAAATAATTAAAAACATATTGGCCATTACGCTACCTAAGCCGGTTAACATATTGGTGGCAACATCAACCATTTTACCGGGGTCGAACATAGACAAAATTTGTTCTTTATTAATTAATATATTGTATTGCGACGCCATATCAACCAGCCATACAAATTCTTCTTTTAACTGTGCTTTGTATTCAGGTAACTGCTTTGAAAAGTCATTAACCGACTGCCCCACTAAACCGCCTAAGCTAACACCTAAGCCCATAATAATAAGCACCACAAGCACCACCGCTATGCCTTTTGGAATACGGTAGCGAGCAAAAAAATTAATGAGTGGGCTACAAATAATGGCGATGAATGCTGCCAAAATAAACGGAATAACAATAGCACTTGCGGCTTTAATGCCCGCCAATACAATAACCAACGCTGCAAAAATAATTAAGCTTTTATTTACCCCAGTTAAACTTGCCAATACTCTTATCCTATTGCTGTTATTTGGCTTCAGTGTAAGGCAAAACCCAATAGAATGAAATATTTATGGGTGATCATAATAATGATTAGTACGTATAAATTTGCAAATCGTTGAGCTGGGGAGTATAAATTTTAAACATCCCGCTTTATTTATAATTTTGGAGTTGCAATGCATATATTTTTTACAGGCGCCACGGGCTTAATTGGTAGGCACCTTTGCCCTTTCTTGTTGCACCACCACGACATTACGGTACTAAGTAGAAACCCAACCAAAGCTAAAGTTTTGTTAGGCCACAGAGTAAATGCTGTTAGCAGCTTAGACGATGTCGATTTTAATACGGTCGATATTGTCATTAATTTAGCCGGCGAACCTATCGTTAATAAACGCTGGAGTGATAAACAAAAAGCAAAAATACGCGATAGCCGAATTATTATTACCCAAGCCATAAGCGATGCAATTAATCAGTGTCATACACCGCCACATACGTTTATTTCAGGCAGTGCAATAGGCTATTATGGTCGCCAAGGTAAAACCCAAGTTGATGAAAACAACACAGAACCACACGATGAATTTAGTCACCAACTTTGCAGGGATTGGGAACTCGCTGCATTAAAAGCTGAGTCTGACGATACTCGTGTTTGCTTACTTCGCACAGGCATTGTACTGGCTAAAAAAGGCGGCGCACTTGGAAAAATGTTGCCTGCATTTAAGCTTTGTTTAGGCGGGCCAATTGGCAATGGCGAGCAAGGTATGTCGTGGATCCACATTGATGACATGGTGCAGCTCATTTTATTTTTGATTCGTAATCAAGATATCTCTGGTGCTGTAAATGCCACTGCCCCGCATCCGGTAAGCAATAAACAATTTAGCCAATCATTGGGTAAAGCATTGTCACGCCCTGCCTTTATGCCCATGCCTGCAGCTGTGCTCAATGTTTTAATGGGAGAAATGGCAGATCTACTCACAACCGGCCAATTTGTGGTGCCTAAAAAAGCATTAGAAAATAATTACCGTTTTCACTTTTCTGAAATCGATGCCGCATTAAAAAGTTTAGTTTAACGACTGACCTTAAAGGGTTAAGTTTGTAGCAAGGGAGTATAAAGTTAATACTTTTTACTCCCTTGCTATTTTAGTGTTACTACCTAATAATGAGTTAAGCGTTATTTCTTATTCAGCTAAAAGAGCAACTAAAACATGCTTCATTTACCCACATTAATTAGCCTCTGTTTTATTCTTAACTTGTTTATTGCAGTGTTCTTTTTTTCAGTGTATTCATATAAAAAACAACCTAGCTTTTTATTTTTTGCTACTGCCTGCTGCTCGTTTATAACCGCTATTGCCCTGATTGGTTTGAGAGGAGTGATTGACTATCCACTTTTAACTTACTTTTTTGCTTACCTATTTATTATTTTAACCCCACTCCTGCTTATTTTAGGGTTAATACCACAAAGTACGGTGCCTGCAGTGAAGCTAACGCCTTTATATTATGCTTGTGCTATATGTTGCACATTGCTACTTGCTGTGTATCTCATTGATGCGGGACAAATTATTACCAGTATCATTACTACCGTACTATTTAGCTACGCGGCCTATTTAATGATCAAAACCCCCAGTGTTGCTAAAGTACAGCAACGACTACTAATTGCCTGCTTTTCACTACACAGTGTAGTAATGCTGTTGCAAGTTGTACTCCTTGTTTTACCCTACTTTAGCCAAATTAGTCAGGCGAACTTAGCCGCAGGGTTACAACTATTATTGGTCTCGCATTTATTTTTAACCACAGCCAGTGCGTTAATTCTGCCGTTTATTGCTTTTGCCAATGAAGAATCAAAACTAATAAACTTAGCTAATCACGATCCGCTCACACAATTATTAAACAGGCGAGGCTTTTTCCGCCTGTGTAAAAAAATAACCCACACTGCACCACTTAACAGCAGA contains:
- a CDS encoding VOC family protein; this translates as MDVIDIKTFIPSKDFEISKSFYLEIGFKSEYVTDDLTLFENGDCLFFLQRFYNEDFAKNFMLQICVSDIYEAYELCSKSEHKTKITPIQQEAWGKIFYLWGPVGELLHITQLSS
- a CDS encoding flavin monoamine oxidase family protein; translation: MHKPVVIIGGGLAGLYAAYNLKKRNIPFLLLEAKANLGGRIASHFLATNNIIGHDLGPTWIFPHQPNIQQLVAALNIPVFEQYTQGDVLYQASHTAPAQQIAGAGEMQLFRIQNGMTQLINALYQQLDPNTVKLEHAVSEVKKLSDGWHISANYQGSTQHFTCDQLLFALPPRMIGQHLTPHLWADNVLTQRLTSVPTWMAGQAKFVATFEHAFWRDKNLSGQCFSRVGPLVEIHDASASDHAHPALFGFIGVPYLQRSQVTREQLTQACLDQLGYFYGEQAYTATDCILKDWAEDEFVANKDDQLGVSQHPEFNFSGLSEQLKQLKVHFVGSEFAKQEAGYLEGAINAVDSALANLINT
- a CDS encoding AI-2E family transporter — translated: MASLTGVNKSLIIFAALVIVLAGIKAASAIVIPFILAAFIAIICSPLINFFARYRIPKGIAVVLVVLIIMGLGVSLGGLVGQSVNDFSKQLPEYKAQLKEEFVWLVDMASQYNILINKEQILSMFDPGKMVDVATNMLTGLGSVMANMFLIILTVVFMLFEGPILGKKIHLALDDPDSKIKQIDRFLDSINSYLAIKTLVSLATGVIAGFYLWILDVDYFVLWGVLAFMLNYIPNIGSIIAAVPALLLALITQGPLVAGLVGAGYLTINTVMGNIVEPKYMGKGLGLSTLVVFLSLIFWGWLLGSVGMLLSVPLTMIVKIALEASDEGRWLATMLGTGEETVIKSED
- a CDS encoding TIGR01777 family oxidoreductase — its product is MHIFFTGATGLIGRHLCPFLLHHHDITVLSRNPTKAKVLLGHRVNAVSSLDDVDFNTVDIVINLAGEPIVNKRWSDKQKAKIRDSRIIITQAISDAINQCHTPPHTFISGSAIGYYGRQGKTQVDENNTEPHDEFSHQLCRDWELAALKAESDDTRVCLLRTGIVLAKKGGALGKMLPAFKLCLGGPIGNGEQGMSWIHIDDMVQLILFLIRNQDISGAVNATAPHPVSNKQFSQSLGKALSRPAFMPMPAAVLNVLMGEMADLLTTGQFVVPKKALENNYRFHFSEIDAALKSLV
- a CDS encoding GGDEF domain-containing protein, yielding MLHLPTLISLCFILNLFIAVFFFSVYSYKKQPSFLFFATACCSFITAIALIGLRGVIDYPLLTYFFAYLFIILTPLLLILGLIPQSTVPAVKLTPLYYACAICCTLLLAVYLIDAGQIITSIITTVLFSYAAYLMIKTPSVAKVQQRLLIACFSLHSVVMLLQVVLLVLPYFSQISQANLAAGLQLLLVSHLFLTTASALILPFIAFANEESKLINLANHDPLTQLLNRRGFFRLCKKITHTAPLNSRVSLIMLDIDLFKQVNDRYGHETGDEAIKWIAQHINELFFEAGITARIGGEEFAIFLNQKNLTQARQLAQKLCRSIDQYPFYFNGNSIALSVSAGVSSALIRDLNMQELLLQADKRLYLAKETGRNKVVTHDEKSALMNSHSAII